The Pseudonocardia broussonetiae DNA segment GCCCGCGGGCACGGCGTCGACGACGTCGGCCGGGCCCAACCCGACCGCCGCGGCCAGCACCGCGCCGTCCAGCGCCGGCCCGACCTCCGACGCGCCGCCGGTGACCTGAGCGCCGTAGTCGTCGACGCGGACCGGCAGGAGCCCGGCCCCGCACTCCTGCACGACGTCGCCGGTGGAGATGAGGCCGGCGCGGGCCAGCACCCACGCCGCCCCGACGCTCGGGTGCCCGGCGAACGGCAGCTCGCGACCGGGGGTGAAGATCCGCAGCCGGTAGTCGGCGTCCGCGGTGGGCGGCAGGGGGAACGCCGTCTCCGACAGGTGGAACTCGGCGGCGATCGCCTGCATCTGCTCCGTGCTCAGCTCGTGCCCCCCGTGCACCACGGCGAGCGGGTTGCCGGCGTAGGCGCGGTCGGTGAACACGTCGACGATGTCGTAGCGCAGCACGGGAGCGACCCTAGGACCCTAGGCTGCGCGCCATGGCATCCGACCGCGTCTTCGTCGCAC contains these protein-coding regions:
- a CDS encoding PhzF family phenazine biosynthesis protein → MLRYDIVDVFTDRAYAGNPLAVVHGGHELSTEQMQAIAAEFHLSETAFPLPPTADADYRLRIFTPGRELPFAGHPSVGAAWVLARAGLISTGDVVQECGAGLLPVRVDDYGAQVTGGASEVGPALDGAVLAAAVGLGPADVVDAVPAGVAGAGVPYAFLVVAPDAVARAAPDPAAVRACTEGLVGLTVVSFDAAASAGHVRMFAPDVGVSEDPATGSAAVALAVFLVDRGVLAGDGQTGFTVAQGAEIGRPSTLGVLVHADAGTAVRTSVWGTVTAVARGELVALPPV